The Cellulosilyticum sp. I15G10I2 genome has a segment encoding these proteins:
- a CDS encoding IMP dehydrogenase — MAFYYNEVSRTFSEYLLIPNLTRKDCVPTKVDLKTPLVKFKKGEAPSIQINIPLVSAIMQSVSDDKLAVALAKCGGLSFIFGSQSIQSQAEMVRKVKNFKAGFVVSVANLSPEHTLSDVLKLKEKTGHSTIAITEDGTLSTKLQGIVTSRDYRISRDSLDKKVSDFMTPFSDLIVGSSNITLSEANDILWAHKLNCLPIIDENQKLVYFVFRKDYDAHKENPLELLDADKRLMVGAGINSRDYKERVPALVDAGVDVLCVDSSDGYTEWQGETIKYIKKTYNDTVKVGGGNVVDKEGFMYLVESGADFVKVGIGGGSICITREQKGIGRGQASSIIEVAKARDEYYNATGIYVPICSDGGIVHDYHTVLALAMGANFIMMGRYFARFDESPANKVKLGNTYVKEYWGEGSKRARNWQRYDAGEGSDLKFEEGVDSYVPYAGKLRDNLDVTLSKIKSTMCSCGAASLDELQKTARMTLVSSTSIIEGGAHDVTLKENNYSR, encoded by the coding sequence GTGGCATTTTATTATAATGAAGTTTCTCGTACGTTCAGCGAATATCTACTGATCCCCAATCTAACAAGAAAAGATTGTGTTCCAACTAAAGTGGACTTAAAAACCCCTCTCGTTAAGTTTAAAAAAGGTGAAGCTCCTTCTATCCAGATCAATATCCCTCTTGTTTCAGCCATTATGCAGTCTGTATCTGACGATAAGCTTGCTGTGGCTCTTGCAAAATGCGGTGGGCTATCCTTTATTTTTGGTTCCCAATCTATCCAAAGTCAAGCAGAGATGGTAAGAAAGGTAAAAAACTTTAAAGCAGGGTTTGTAGTCAGTGTAGCTAATTTGTCTCCGGAACATACCCTAAGTGATGTGCTTAAACTCAAAGAAAAAACAGGGCACTCTACAATTGCTATTACTGAAGATGGTACTTTATCTACTAAGCTTCAGGGGATTGTTACAAGTCGCGATTATAGAATAAGCCGTGATTCGCTGGATAAGAAAGTTTCAGATTTCATGACGCCTTTTAGTGACCTAATAGTAGGCAGCTCAAACATCACATTAAGTGAAGCCAATGATATTCTATGGGCACATAAATTAAATTGTTTACCCATTATCGATGAAAACCAAAAACTCGTTTATTTTGTATTTAGGAAAGATTATGATGCGCATAAAGAAAATCCGCTTGAACTCTTAGATGCCGACAAAAGATTAATGGTCGGAGCCGGTATCAACTCAAGAGATTATAAAGAAAGAGTTCCCGCACTTGTTGATGCTGGTGTAGATGTTTTATGTGTTGACTCTTCAGATGGCTATACCGAATGGCAAGGCGAAACCATTAAATATATTAAAAAAACTTATAATGACACTGTAAAAGTTGGCGGTGGAAACGTCGTTGACAAAGAAGGTTTTATGTACCTCGTAGAATCTGGTGCTGATTTTGTTAAAGTAGGCATCGGTGGTGGTTCTATTTGTATAACCCGTGAACAAAAAGGCATTGGCCGCGGTCAAGCATCTTCTATTATTGAAGTTGCAAAAGCTCGTGATGAATACTACAATGCAACAGGCATCTATGTACCCATTTGTTCAGATGGTGGTATTGTGCATGACTATCATACCGTCCTCGCCTTAGCTATGGGCGCTAATTTTATCATGATGGGCAGATACTTCGCAAGATTTGATGAGAGCCCTGCAAATAAAGTCAAACTTGGCAATACCTATGTGAAAGAATATTGGGGTGAGGGTTCTAAACGTGCACGCAACTGGCAAAGGTATGATGCGGGAGAAGGTTCAGACCTTAAGTTTGAAGAGGGCGTGGACAGCTATGTCCCCTATGCTGGTAAGCTTCGAGATAACTTAGACGTTACGCTAAGCAAAATCAAATCAACGATGTGCAGCTGTGGTGCGGCTTCACTTGATG
- a CDS encoding ABC transporter substrate-binding protein yields the protein MKKILLLALLLLITTSVTAQDVHPAGQIYIPVIAKTIDFSFFEQLRTGTEQAARDFGIRTTFEGPKIGEPLEIQINAFRSALAQNPQAIILVALDAKALTPYLEEAQAAGIPVIGMDTGVDSPIVRTTVGIDNYGAGELAAIKMGEILGGQGQVGVVWLNGNNKVSRERTEGFINTIAATYPDIEVIPIPYTEDSRAAAAETARLVLETYPNIDGLFGMNGNMTEGIIDALRELNKEGTVTVIGFDSGKTITDAIRQGIIAGAITQNPVGMGYQSMQTALQAIRGERLPEFIDTDVFWYDRFNIDTPEIQQYLYE from the coding sequence ATGAAAAAAATACTTTTATTAGCATTACTTTTATTAATTACAACAAGTGTTACCGCCCAAGACGTTCATCCCGCTGGACAAATCTATATACCCGTTATCGCAAAAACAATAGATTTTTCCTTTTTTGAACAACTTAGAACAGGTACCGAACAAGCAGCTAGGGACTTTGGGATTAGAACAACATTTGAGGGACCTAAAATAGGTGAACCTCTCGAAATACAGATTAATGCTTTTCGATCAGCCTTAGCCCAAAATCCTCAAGCTATTATTCTTGTAGCACTTGACGCCAAAGCATTGACCCCTTATCTTGAAGAAGCTCAGGCAGCAGGTATTCCAGTTATAGGTATGGATACAGGTGTTGATAGTCCCATTGTTAGAACAACTGTTGGCATAGATAATTATGGTGCTGGAGAACTAGCAGCAATTAAAATGGGGGAAATTCTTGGTGGTCAAGGTCAAGTAGGTGTCGTTTGGTTAAATGGAAACAATAAAGTTAGTCGTGAAAGAACCGAAGGGTTTATAAACACAATTGCAGCAACTTATCCAGATATTGAAGTAATACCCATACCGTATACCGAAGACTCAAGAGCTGCTGCTGCTGAAACTGCGAGATTAGTTTTAGAAACATATCCAAATATTGATGGTTTATTTGGCATGAATGGCAACATGACCGAAGGGATTATAGATGCACTCAGAGAGCTTAATAAAGAAGGTACGGTTACAGTTATCGGCTTTGACTCAGGAAAAACTATTACAGATGCAATACGCCAAGGCATTATAGCTGGTGCTATTACACAAAACCCCGTAGGAATGGGTTATCAGTCTATGCAGACAGCACTTCAGGCCATACGAGGTGAAAGACTTCCTGAGTTTATTGATACAGATGTTTTTTGGTATGATAGATTCAATATAGATACGCCTGAAATTCAGCAATATCTGTATGAATAG
- the pdxR gene encoding MocR-like pyridoxine biosynthesis transcription factor PdxR encodes MLWIEVDRTSQIPIIRQVYQQLRDKILKGELVSGEKIPGSRELASHLHISRNVILEAYHMLLLEGYIITKPNVGTFISEGTLLRQNILSSPQKTDDNEILLDQSNLDRIDFRSGIPALDLLPLKKWSHIKSQVYLDSSYNIFGYTHPKGCLALRNSICKYLLRIRGLSCHPEQVVITSGSIQSFSILSNLLLKNNDIYIIEDPLHIEIKKTFAFNNPNCYSIPVDQEGLQTQLLPSTLNPKFIFITPSHQYPLGEVLPVQRRIELIEYARSKNCYIVEDDYDSEFHYMGAPVSTLYELAPDSVIYVGTFSKILFPALRIGYIILPPILVDSFCEYKKRSDYFTSVVDQITLSQFIDQMFLDRHVHKMRKIYLQRRNALIESLNSSFGSSVTIHGESTGLHLIASFKDVQFTEDLVSFIALQGLKIHPVWLHSSFKNFQKNSIIIGYSHLNHQLINKGIKLLKESLTTWHLGPPYTSLK; translated from the coding sequence ATGCTATGGATTGAAGTAGATAGAACATCACAAATCCCTATTATTAGACAAGTTTATCAACAATTACGAGATAAAATTTTAAAAGGTGAGTTAGTATCTGGTGAAAAAATACCCGGTTCTAGAGAGCTCGCTTCCCATTTACATATTTCGCGAAATGTAATTTTAGAAGCTTATCACATGTTATTATTAGAAGGGTATATCATTACCAAACCCAATGTAGGTACTTTTATTTCTGAAGGGACACTGCTACGTCAAAATATCCTCTCATCTCCCCAAAAAACAGATGATAATGAAATTCTATTGGATCAATCCAATCTTGATAGAATTGATTTTCGTTCAGGCATACCTGCACTCGACCTATTACCACTGAAAAAGTGGTCACACATAAAGAGTCAGGTTTATTTAGATTCTTCCTATAATATCTTTGGATATACCCACCCCAAAGGGTGTCTCGCGTTAAGAAATTCTATTTGTAAATATCTTCTGAGAATCCGTGGGTTGTCTTGTCATCCAGAACAAGTAGTTATTACTTCTGGTTCTATACAAAGCTTCTCTATCCTTTCAAATCTATTACTTAAAAATAATGATATTTATATTATTGAGGATCCTCTACATATTGAAATCAAAAAAACCTTTGCATTTAATAACCCCAATTGCTATAGCATTCCTGTTGATCAAGAGGGTCTTCAAACTCAATTACTTCCATCAACACTTAATCCAAAATTTATATTTATAACCCCTTCTCATCAATATCCTTTAGGTGAGGTTTTACCTGTTCAAAGGAGAATTGAATTAATCGAATATGCTCGGAGTAAAAATTGTTATATTGTTGAGGATGATTATGATAGTGAATTTCATTATATGGGTGCACCGGTTAGTACTTTGTACGAACTTGCTCCAGATTCAGTTATTTATGTAGGTACTTTCAGCAAAATTCTTTTTCCAGCCTTACGCATAGGTTATATTATTCTTCCTCCAATATTAGTTGATTCATTCTGTGAATACAAAAAAAGAAGTGATTACTTTACGAGTGTGGTGGACCAAATCACCTTATCTCAATTTATAGATCAAATGTTTCTTGATCGTCACGTTCATAAAATGAGAAAAATATACTTACAACGCCGTAATGCACTTATTGAAAGTCTAAATAGCTCTTTTGGATCTTCCGTTACGATTCATGGTGAATCTACCGGTTTACATCTTATCGCCTCTTTTAAAGATGTTCAATTTACTGAGGATCTCGTTAGCTTTATAGCCCTACAGGGTCTAAAAATTCATCCTGTTTGGCTGCATTCATCTTTTAAAAACTTTCAAAAAAATTCTATCATTATAGGCTATAGCCATCTCAATCATCAACTCATAAATAAAGGTATTAAGCTGCTCAAAGAAAGCCTTACAACTTGGCATTTAGGGCCACCATATACCTCCTTGAAATAA
- a CDS encoding acyl-CoA thioesterase, with product MKESKRVEDTIAEQAYLIMHKHINGYGRLFGGQLMQWIDSMAAIIGKRYAQTEVTTAAIDNLNFRGGAYLNDTVVLIGRVTYVGNTSIEVRVDTYVEALDETRKMINRAYIVMVAIDQNEQPVQVPRLIFETEAQKAEWAGGKRRYDLRKERRREGF from the coding sequence ATGAAAGAGAGTAAGCGCGTAGAAGATACTATAGCAGAACAAGCCTATTTAATTATGCACAAACATATTAATGGATATGGAAGATTATTTGGAGGCCAGCTCATGCAGTGGATTGACAGTATGGCTGCTATTATAGGCAAGCGTTATGCCCAGACAGAAGTAACCACTGCAGCTATTGATAATCTTAACTTTAGAGGAGGTGCCTATTTAAATGATACAGTGGTATTAATCGGAAGAGTAACTTATGTAGGCAACACTTCCATCGAGGTAAGAGTAGATACTTATGTGGAAGCATTAGACGAGACCAGAAAGATGATCAACAGGGCTTATATTGTTATGGTAGCGATTGATCAAAATGAGCAGCCGGTACAAGTACCCCGCCTTATCTTTGAAACTGAAGCCCAAAAAGCCGAATGGGCAGGGGGAAAAAGGCGGTATGACCTGCGTAAAGAAAGAAGAAGAGAAGGATTTTAG
- the metG gene encoding methionine--tRNA ligase: MSKPTYYITTPIYYPSNKLHIGHSYTTVAADAMARYKRLRGYDVMFLTGTDEHGQKIERRAQEEGITPQAFVDNIVDWIKDLWKTMDITYDKFIRTTDAEHKETVQKIFKTLYDKGDIYKSEYEGKYCTPCETFFTEHQLKDGKCPDCGRPVEAVKEESYFFKLSAYQDKLIKYIEDNPEFIQPQTRQNEMLNNFLRPGLADLCVSRTSFKWGVPVEFDPGHVVYVWIDALSNYISALGYLSDQDEAFKKYWPADVHLVGKEIVRFHTIIWPALLMALELPLPKQVFGHGWLVIDGGKMSKSVGNVVDPSILVDRYSSDAIRYFLLREIAFGQDGNFTNEALITRINSDLANDLGNLTSRTVAMIEKYFEGGTLPEVQEENEFDPDIKTLVKTQIQKAEDNIEKLFFNNALEDIWVIIRRLNKYIDETMPWILAKDEANKPKLAGVLYTLAEGLRIVSIMVEPFMPQTPEKIWAQIGLQRGELTAWDSIHTWGTLPKAATAKKGENMFPRIDKEKELEALELASAQTQPAQKETKPEDKEKPQQEKQEAEQLEYITIDDFAKVELKIGEVIECERVPKADKLLVSKIKIGEEVRQIVSGIAKYYTPEEFVGKKVVVVTNLKPVKLRGLLSEGMVLCAADDTGKLVAVGPLGEIVSGAEVR, translated from the coding sequence ATGAGTAAACCAACCTATTACATCACAACGCCTATTTATTACCCAAGCAACAAACTGCATATAGGACATTCTTACACAACAGTAGCTGCAGATGCAATGGCGAGATATAAACGCCTTAGAGGATATGATGTCATGTTCTTGACCGGAACAGATGAGCATGGTCAAAAAATAGAAAGACGTGCACAGGAAGAGGGGATAACACCACAGGCATTTGTGGATAACATCGTAGACTGGATTAAAGATTTGTGGAAAACAATGGACATTACTTATGATAAGTTTATTCGTACGACAGATGCTGAACATAAAGAAACAGTTCAGAAGATCTTTAAAACACTTTATGATAAAGGCGATATTTATAAGAGTGAATACGAAGGTAAATACTGTACACCTTGCGAAACATTTTTCACAGAGCATCAGCTAAAAGATGGGAAATGTCCTGACTGTGGAAGACCAGTAGAAGCTGTTAAGGAAGAATCTTATTTCTTTAAACTTTCAGCTTATCAAGATAAACTTATTAAATATATAGAAGATAATCCAGAATTTATACAACCACAAACAAGACAAAATGAAATGCTTAATAACTTCCTAAGACCGGGGCTTGCAGATCTCTGTGTATCACGTACTTCTTTTAAATGGGGAGTTCCAGTAGAGTTTGACCCAGGGCATGTCGTTTATGTGTGGATTGATGCACTCTCAAACTATATCTCAGCGCTTGGGTATCTTAGTGATCAAGACGAGGCATTTAAAAAATACTGGCCAGCAGACGTTCATCTTGTGGGCAAAGAAATTGTTCGTTTCCATACGATTATTTGGCCAGCGCTTCTTATGGCACTTGAACTTCCGCTTCCAAAACAAGTGTTTGGTCATGGATGGCTTGTTATAGATGGCGGCAAGATGAGTAAATCAGTAGGTAATGTAGTAGACCCGAGCATTCTTGTTGACCGTTACAGCAGTGATGCGATTCGTTATTTCCTACTTCGTGAAATTGCTTTTGGGCAAGATGGTAACTTTACTAACGAAGCGCTTATTACAAGAATCAATTCAGATCTTGCAAATGATCTTGGTAACTTAACATCCAGAACAGTTGCGATGATTGAAAAATATTTTGAAGGCGGAACATTGCCAGAAGTTCAAGAAGAGAATGAATTTGACCCAGATATCAAAACACTCGTTAAAACGCAAATTCAAAAAGCAGAAGATAATATAGAAAAGCTCTTCTTTAACAATGCACTTGAAGATATATGGGTGATAATCAGAAGACTTAACAAATATATTGATGAAACGATGCCTTGGATCCTTGCAAAAGACGAAGCTAACAAACCAAAGCTTGCAGGTGTGCTTTATACCCTTGCAGAAGGTCTTCGTATAGTAAGCATTATGGTAGAACCATTTATGCCACAGACACCAGAGAAAATCTGGGCGCAAATTGGTCTTCAAAGAGGAGAGCTTACAGCTTGGGACAGTATTCATACATGGGGCACACTTCCAAAAGCTGCTACAGCTAAAAAAGGCGAAAATATGTTCCCACGTATTGATAAAGAAAAAGAACTAGAAGCGCTTGAACTTGCCAGTGCACAAACTCAACCAGCTCAGAAAGAGACTAAACCAGAAGATAAGGAAAAGCCACAGCAAGAAAAACAAGAAGCTGAGCAACTTGAGTATATAACCATTGATGATTTTGCTAAAGTTGAGCTTAAAATAGGTGAAGTTATTGAATGTGAACGTGTACCAAAGGCTGATAAACTTCTTGTATCTAAGATCAAAATAGGGGAAGAAGTAAGACAAATTGTATCAGGTATTGCAAAGTATTATACACCCGAAGAGTTTGTAGGTAAAAAAGTTGTTGTTGTTACTAATCTTAAGCCAGTTAAATTAAGAGGTCTTTTATCAGAAGGCATGGTGCTTTGTGCAGCTGATGATACAGGTAAGTTAGTAGCAGTAGGACCACTCGGAGAAATTGTAAGTGGTGCAGAAGTAAGATAA